A segment of the Bombus huntii isolate Logan2020A chromosome 9, iyBomHunt1.1, whole genome shotgun sequence genome:
TCAAGTTATATGTTtccttatttatttcatttttaatgttCAAAGTATATGTTTGAGTCATTCGATTTGATAAACTCACTCTacaaaagtaataaatatgtgtaattatacataaaattgaaatattttatagaattaaacagattattttttagaaaatttacttacatatcagttGTTAAATCAACATCTTCTGTTGCAGGAgacatatacaatgtattttctttAGGTAAATCTAATGATTGTAACGATCTATAATCTGATTTTGGCTCTCTTTTCCACCCATACAGACGTTGTTGGCAAGGTGGCACATTTGTTTGTACCCATATAAGCTGTTTGAGATCCTCTGAAAAGATATGTATGTGTAACTCCcattttaattattgtataCAAACAATATAATAAAGTGTTAACCACTTACTTAATGATGAAAATTCagacaaatttattttatattcattattAAGATGGTTAATATGGAATGTAAGAGTTCTTTCTCTTTCGCAACTTTTAGGTTTACTTGTCCCTGGTTTTGAATTTTCTGTTACTTCTACTTTGGAATTACTTTTAGGATCACAATTGGTTTGGGATGATAATGAATGTGCCTGAGGcattctttcaatttcttctaTCATTTCTATATCTGGACTTACTTCAGAAGGTAATTGTTGTGTAGCATGAAGCATAGCTTGATTTACTGCCACCTATatgatatgatataatatCACTTAAGTTCTAatgcatttttaaatataatacataaatgaatttatacaAAAAGTTACCAATAAATCCCAATTTGAttcttctaaatatttaatagcATCACCAACATCATCAATTCCTGTACATGCCTAAAAGAATagtttacatttatttataatattcacaaataattaatataaatattaatataaaatagagaaaatattttttgaattaattaacaacagaattcttttttaaagtTTGTTTCTGTACTTGTAATTTTACAGTCTTTGTTATCCGTTTTTATGAtctataaatacaataatacaaaaacaaaaagaatgtGAAAAGACGTTTAACAATATACAGAATTAAACATCATAGaatattgttttaatattaataatatatgaaaattgaccaatttttaaaatcattcttttttttcttttttttttttaataaaacgaaCTGTGagaatttttttgaaaattctcaGAGGAGAAAACTTCATACTACATTTTTTACGTACTTTTTCTCATAGAATCGTTTTCTTTTTGGTTGTACTACGATTTTCAGTCCACCCTATATATGTGTATGCTTATCTTTTTATATACTTTAAAATATCGCTAAAATTTTGACAGATCGAAGACAAAACAAAcgaaaatattgttttatatttatgcacTTTTTTTACTACTGTCAATGTCATTAATGCATACAGCATAACctaaaattctattttgtatttaatattgGCGAATAATTAATCATTCAATATATTACCTGAAAGTTAGCTAAAATCTCATCCCGGATCCCAGCCATCGTGTCGTCGTTTACTGTCACACTTAAAAAATACTTGCGGATCGCGAAACGCTACCTCGTTACTTTTTGATCGTTACAAGCAACATGCACAACTAATGTAAGCCATTGACGTCTTAAACCTCACTCTAATTCGAAACGAACATTGAACCATCTAGGTATATAGTGTTTATACATTTTCCCTTGTAGCAGCAAATAATTGTTCGTATATTCAACGATACCAAGAAAGATATATTCATTGCACGAATAAAGGTTTCCAATATATGTGAACTATTATGATTGGTAGAATCTCAAATCGTTACAAGCGATCTCCAATCATATTTGAACAACAAGAAATGCATGCGAAATACTTTTCTATACGTTTATGCTTAtgataacgtaatataaacaTTTGACATTCTACATCTTCAAATCATAATATATCTTACTTATTATAAgcgtttaataataataataataattgattttcATAAATTGCTTTGTAGTTTATGTAACATTTAATCTTCAGTCTACGCTCCTCTAAATTATGAGGCACTAAATTAATtcaaaactgataaaataaattattaatattccatAATCTACATTATTATAGGTAAATATCAAAAACATAATTGCAAAAAATTTGTCTTAATCGAAAAGaactaattatttaattttgatttgGAACATGTCACGTGCATATATGCATAAATGAAATACAGGCTTTACTGTATGAAAAATGGTACTTTAATACCGTGATCGTAACAGAATCGAGTTCTGTTCCGTCCACGTGAAACCAGTCGTAAATTTACAGTAGTTGTTTCCATTGTCAAAAAGTTTTGTTGCGTGCATCGTAGCTGCGCGCGTGGTCGATCGAGGAAGAAGACTTTTGTGCCTTCCACGCCGGGCACCGCCACTCTATCATGATCAAATTATTCTCATTAAAACAGGCGAAAAAGGATGGCGAGTCGCCGAAAGCTGGCACCCAAAAGAAGGCATCTGCAGCACAACTGAGAATCACAAAAGGTTTATTGATGGTTACTCATAGTCTCCTTTGCAATGTCTGTTGTATTTGTTACTATAAATCCAACTTAATATATAAAGACTAAAACGTATCGATTAAAAGCTGATTAAAAGTTTTGTTAAGATTCAACGTTGTAGTtagttttaaattttgtaacaGTCAATATTTGTCCATTTTTATTGATACCATATTAcgcgtatattatatatttagttCTTTGCTTTCATTTACCTtgcgtatacatatatgcagaatttacaaattgatttatttccGTATTTCTTGAAGATGTTGATTTGTGGacaaaaatgttataacttgtttataaaatattatttataacgtttcgACAAATTAAGCTAACTTTaacttaaaaatttttaaattaacttaactttaaaaagttaacttaataaataatagaaatatatggTTATATCCAATGAAGCAACAAAGAATTATTTACAAGATTATTATAAAGAAAATTCCTTAATAAATAAGGTAATGTGATTtgatttgtttttatattttttgttattaatattaatatttgcataatatttaagactatcctagattaaaaatattttgttcacTATTTTGACCTTTAAATAACCTTATgtaatttgaataattgaaatatattttttcttctattctttaacatgtacgttaagaaatttttattttatgtagaTATAAATGAACTTAATCTTCCAAAAACATGTGGGACGGAGTTTCCTGATCCAGATGACCTTCTCAGCTTTAAGCTAATTATTTGTCCAGATGAGGTaagaacatttttctttttatatatacaacttggtaatgatttaaaaattttttaggGATTTTATAGAGGTGGCAGATTTGTCTTCAGCTTTAAAGTTGGACCAAATTATCCACATGAGCCGCCTAAAGTAAAATGTGAAACACAAGTTTATCATCCTAATATTGACTTGGATGGCAATGTgtgtctaaatattttaagagAAGATTGGAAACCAGTCCTTACAATTAATTCTATTGTCTATGGATTACAATATCTTTTCTTGGTATTTAGtataacataaaattattacattttctttAACAAAGTAGAGAATTTTCTACATAAAtgcttaattatttaatttatatcaaattcgTTATATGTTACATCTTTGTATATAGTTGagcaaagaaatttttatgaaaagatattatttgtttaGGAACCAAATCCAGAAGATCCATTGAATAAAGATGCTGCGGAGGTCCTGCAAAATAATAGGAGAGCGTTTGAGCAGAATGTAGCAAAAGCAATGAGAGGTGGTTATGTTGGCGCGTTTTATTTCGAACGGTGTCTCAAGTGACATTAACGTTCACTTTATCCGAGGACACATTGAGAAAAGAGATCGAGAGTAGAACTCCTTCATGCTCTAAACGTGTTCCTCTCATCCATCTCATTCGTTTTAACGGGCCTCTTTGCGTCTTCATGAGTGCTTCGTACCTTTGGTCAATAAACCATCGGTAAAAAATACCACCGATGTGCTGTTTTCTCGGAGTTGTGGGAtacttttttcctttctgtacttttttttctttcaaatgtAACAAAGAATTGAAATTGTATTTACACTTGCAAGCTTTTTATTCAACTGTTAATTCGTTAGTATATATAATGAAAACAGAACATATTGCTAATAACGATTATTAAAGTTGTTTTTGAAAGTACGTCCATTAATGATTAGAAGTTACTGCTTTACTAGATACGCCTTTTGCAAGATTAAACATGAAAATAAgcgtataattattttgtatttaaaaatttatttttaactacAATCTTCTATACgcaaatgaaaatttcgtaGTATCTCTAAAACTGGAATTGTTCtaatcttatttttaaaaatgtatgtgtatatatatatatatatacatatacatttttataaattatatatatatatatatatatatatataaaatttataaaaatgtatgtgtatatatatatatatatgcgtataGGCAACAGCAAATGTATCTACAATTTCAATCATCGCAGCTCCTCTTATAAATGTATCTCCGCCCTGAGGGTTACTTCGCaggatataaattattttccataaatggatatatgtatatatcctGCTAAGTTCTTCATTTAAAATCACGTAACTTAACTTATGTATCGATCGAAAGTGGAATATAAGGCTGTTAACGAAAAAATTTTGCATTTTAATTGTTAGTCAATTCTGTTCCTAATTATACAACTTCCATTTTTCTAGTCAGATATGATAACCAATGTTACTATGCGGAACtgttatcaaattttattttattcctttaaataaatgaataaaaaatggtTAATAAAgcattatacaatttttacaaaacagGACTTAGCTTAACTAATGTCTTTAAATTAGAAACTTAGTAAGTCATAAACTTTGTACATGACTTTTACTcgtaatataatgtacaaagtGATATAATTCTGCATCAATTTAAAAATGCttcttttgaaaatattattacaattaatgtTATTGAAATTAAGGCTGTTAAGTTCTTTAAgtcttcatttttaattagcattaatttattatactcTAGTACATTGTTTAGGAAACTTATAAACTAGAGAAGCGTCCTAGCCTCGATCCAATTTGCTTTGTTTAAGTTAGGTCCCATCCGCGTCGAGCATGTTGAAGGCACTTTTTCGAGCGCTTCAAAAGCGATCGAACTactttctcctttttcgtcTGCTTTCCTCTTTCaaacacacacatacatacacgcgctctttctctcttttcacCCTTCCATTT
Coding sequences within it:
- the LOC126869652 gene encoding NEDD8-conjugating enzyme Ubc12, with amino-acid sequence MIKLFSLKQAKKDGESPKAGTQKKASAAQLRITKDINELNLPKTCGTEFPDPDDLLSFKLIICPDEGFYRGGRFVFSFKVGPNYPHEPPKVKCETQVYHPNIDLDGNVCLNILREDWKPVLTINSIVYGLQYLFLEPNPEDPLNKDAAEVLQNNRRAFEQNVAKAMRGGYVGAFYFERCLK